Proteins encoded by one window of Rhea pennata isolate bPtePen1 chromosome 11, bPtePen1.pri, whole genome shotgun sequence:
- the MED12 gene encoding mediator of RNA polymerase II transcription subunit 12 isoform X4: MAAFGVLSYEHRPLKRPRLGPPDVYPQDPKQKEDELTALNVKQGFNNQPAVSGDEHGSAKNVNFNPAKISSNFSSIIAEKLRCNTLPDTGRRKPQVNQKDNFWLVTARSQSAINNWFTDLAGTKPLTHLAKKVPIFSKKEEVFGYLAKYTVPVMRAAWLIKMTCAYYAAITETKVKKRHVIDPFIEWTQIITKYLSEQLQKIAEFYRQLPGQGCGSPSGPMPQEVEQALKQWDYNEKLAMFMFQDGMLDRHEFLTWVLECFEKIRSGEDEFLKMLLPLLLRYSGEFVQSAYLSRRLAYFCTRRLAMQLDGAGGHPPHILSTQPGSALPSTPTPQPAAGNPPPSPFSDLLLCPQHRPVVYGLSCILQSIILCCPSALVWHYSLTDSRIKTGSPLDHLPIAPSNLPMPGGNSAFTQQVRAKLREIEQQIKERGQAVEVRWSFDKCQETTAGFTIGRVLHTLEVLDSHSFERSDFSNSLDSLYNRIFGLGPTKDSHEISPDDDAVVALLCEWAVSYKRSGRHRAMVVAKLLEKRQAEIEAERCGDSEVVDEKGSISSGSLSAASAPVFQDVLMQFLDTQAPMLTDPGKENEKVEFFNLVLLFCELIRHDVFSHNIYMCTLISRGDLAMDSHGPRPPSPFDDPAEEHDRKETEGNSGIKLEDTGLSESMDIDHNSSVLFDDMEKTDFSMFSPPMHCESKASPSPEKPDPEKEAKPLLKEKCAEGMLASLYDQPRHIQYATHFPIPQEESCSHECNQRLVVLFGVGKQRDDARHTIKKITKDILKVLNRKSTAETGGEEGQKRKKSKPEAFPTAEDIFAKFQHLSHFDQHQVTSQVSRNVLEQITSFALGMSYHLPLVQHVQFIFDLMEYSLNISGLIDFAIQLLNELSVVEAELLLKSSDLVGSYTTSLCLCIVAVLRHYHSCLILNQDQMAQVFEGLCGVVKHGMNRSDGSSAERCILAYLYDLYTSCSHLKSKFGELFSDFCSKVKNTIYCNVEPSDSNMLWEPEFMIDTIENPSALNFTYTNLGKSLNENPANRYSFVCNALMHVCVGHHDPDRVNDIAILCAELTGYCKSLSAEWLGVLKALCCSSNNGTCGFNDLLCNVDVSDLSFHDSLATFVAILIARQCLLLEDLIRCAAIPSLLNAACSEQDSEPGARLTCRILLHLFKTPQLNPCQQDGNKPTVGIRSSCDRHLLAASQNRIVDGAVFAVLKAVFVLGDAELKGSGFSHPGGVDDLMDDELGTRKAGGRVVTVETASLDIYAKYVLRSICQQEWVGERCLKSLCEDSNDLQDPVLSSTQAQRLMQLICYPHRLLDNEEGENPQRQRIKRILQNLDQWTMRQSSLELQLMIKQTANNEMNSLLENIAKATIEVFQQSAETSSASSAGNGVNSISSSASATPASNKSKPILSSLERSGVWLVAPLIAKLPTSVQGHVLKAAGEELEKGQHLGSSSRKERDRQKQKSMSLLSQQPFLSLVLTCLKGQDEQREGLLTSLYSQVQQIVTNWREDQYQDDCKAKQLMHEALKLRLNLVGGMFDTVQRSTQQTTEWAVLLLDIISSGTVDMQSNNELFTTVLDMLSVLINGTLAADMSSISQGSMEENKRAYMNLVKKLRKELGDRQSDSLEKVRQLLPLPKQTRDVITCEPQGSLIDTKGNKIAGFDSIFKKEGLQVSTKQKISPWDLFEGLKHSAPLSWGWFGTVRVDRKVSRFEEQQRLLLYHTHLKPKPRSYYLEPLPLPPEEEEPPTPVALEPEKKAVEPAKADKTSSNPATSTEERKKKQSKAKKRNQSASKSEDFMLGPSRGVSYGVGMPTDLLHHQPGSTVSRLAYGQSPMGLYAQNQPLPAGGPRLDTSYRPVRMPLGKLVQSRPPYTGVLPSGMGSMMGLDPSYKPAVYRQQPPVSQGQILRQQLQAKLQGQGIMGQQPVRQMAPTPSYGALQPSQGYTPYVSHIGLQQHPSQSGTMVPPTYSGQPYQNSHPSSNPALVDPVRQMQQRPSGYVHQQAPGYGHTLGNTQSFQSQEETERQEEIRRDASCRQETVLPARKDEIGKYEANDLGKSVFNLNLAS, encoded by the exons ATGGCGGCTTTCGGCGTCCTCAGCTACGAACACCGCCCGCTCAAGCGCCCGCGTCTCGGCCCGCCCGACGTCTACCCGCAGGACCCCAAGCAGAAGGAG GATGAGCTGACTGCTCTAAATGTCAAGCAAGGTTTCAATAACCAGCCGGCTGTCTCCGGGGATGAGCACGGCAGCGCCAAAAATGTCAATTTCAATCCCGCCAAG atcaGTTCAAACTTTAGTAGTATTATTGCAGAAAAGCTGCGCTGTAATACACTGCCTGACACGGGAAGACGGAAACCCCAGGTGAATCAGAAGGATAACTTTTGGCTGGTAACAGCACGTTCTCAGAGTGCCATAAACAACTGGTTCACAGATCTGGCTGGAACTAAGCCCCTCACTCATCTCGCCAAAAAG GTGCCCATCTTTAGCAAGAAAGAAGAGGTCTTCGGTTATTTGGCAAAATACACTGTTCCAGTGATGAGAGCGGCCTGGCTCATCAAAATGACTTGTGCTTATTATGCTGCCATCACAGAAACCAAGGTGAAAAAGCGGCATGTCATTGACCCCTTCATTG AGTGGACGCAGATCATCACCAAGTACCTGTCGGAGCAGCTGCAAAAAATTGCTGAGTTCTATAGGCAGCTCCCAGGGCAAGGCTGTGGTTCACCGTCTGGGCCAATGCCCCAAGAGGTGGAACAAGCTTTGAAGCAGTGGGACTACAATGAGAAACTAGCTATGTTCATGTTCCAG GATGGCATGCTGGACCGACATGAATTCCTGACTTGGGTTCTTGAGTGCTTTGAGAAGATACGATCAGGAGAAGatgaatttctgaaaatgctCCTACCCCTGCTGCTGCGG TACTCTGGAGAGTTTGTGCAGTCTGCGTACTTGTCCAGACGTCTGGCCTACTTCTGCACCCGCAGGCTTGCTATGCAGCTGGACGGCGCTGGCGGGCACCCACCCCACATCTTGTCCACACAGCCAGGGAGTGCTCTTCCTTCAACTCCCACCCctcagccagctgctgggaatcctccccccagccccttcAGTGACTTACTGCTGTGCCCTCAGCACCGGCCAGTGGTATATGGGCTCAGCTGCATCCTCCAG AGTATAATTCTGTGTTGCCCAAGTGCCCTGGTGTGGCATTACTCATTGACTGACAGCAGGATAAAGACTGGCTCTCCACTGGACCACCTGCCGATAGCCCCATCCAACTTGCCCATGCCAGGGGGGAATTCAGCCTTTACACAGCAG GTTCGGGCAAAGCTCCGTGAAATTGAGCAGCAGATAAAGGAACGTGGCCAGGCTGTGGAGGTTCGCTGGTCGTTTGACAAGTGTCAGGAAACAACAGCAG gTTTCACTATTGGCCGTGTCTTGCACACTTTAGAAGTTCTGGATAGTCACAGCTTTGAAAGATCTGACTTCAGCAATTCTTTGGATTCCTTGTATAACAGGATATTTGGGCTGGGTCCAACCAAAGACAGTCATGAG ATCTCTCCTGATGATGATGCAGTGGTGGCCTTGCTGTGTGAATGGGCTGTCAGCTATAAGCGTTCCGGACGCCACAGGGCTATGGTCGTGGCGAAACTGCTGGAAAAGCGTCAAGCGGAGATAGAGGCTGAG aGATGTGGGGACTCTGAAGTCGTGGATGAGAAGGGCTCCATCTCCTCAGGCTCTCTCTCAGCAGCCAGTGCTCCTGTCTTTCAGGATGTCCTTATGCAGTTCCTTGACACTCAAGCTCCTATGCTAA CTGAtcctgggaaggaaaatgagaaggTGGAGTTCTTTAACCTGGTGCTGCTCTTCTGTGAATTAATCCGACATGATGTCTTCTCTCACAACATCTACATGTGCACACTCATCTCCCGGGGTGATCTTGCCATGGACTCTCATGGGCCTCGCCCCCCCTCTCCCTTTGATGACCCTGCTGAAGAACATGACAggaaggagacagaaggaaacagTGGCATCAAGCTAGAG GACACAGGTCTTTCTGAGTCCATGGACATCGACCACAACTCCAGCGTGCTTTTTGATGACATGGAGAAGACAGACTTCTCG ATGTTTTCTCCTCCAATGCATTGTGAATCTAAAGCCAGCCCTTCCCCTGAGAAACCAGATcctgaaaaggaagcaaagcctttgctgaaggaaaaatgtgcaGAAGGAATGCTAGCCTCCCTGTACGACCAGCCTCGGCACATCCAGTATGCAACGCACTTTCCTATTCCTCAG GAGGAATCATGCAGTCATGAATGTAACCAACGGTTGGTAGTTCTGTTTGGGGTTGGAAAGCAACGGGATGATGCTCGGCATACAATCAAGAAAATAACCAAAGATATTCTAAAAGTCTTAAACAGAAAGAGCACTGCAGAGACGG GTGGAGAGGAAGgccagaagaggaaaaagagcaagCCAGAAGCATTCCCAACGGCTGAAGATATCTTTGCAAAATTCCAgcatctttctcattttgatcAGCACCAAGTCACATCTCAG GTATCTCGCAATGTCTTGGAACAAATCACCAGCTTTGCCTTGGGAATGTCATACCACCTGCCTCTTGTGCAGCATGTGCAGTTCATCTTTGACTTGATGGAGTATTCACTCAATATTAGCGGTCTCATTGACTTTGCCATCCAG TTGCTGAATGAACTGAGCGTGgtggaggcagagctgctgctgaaatccTCCGACCTTGTTGGCAGCTACACCACTAGCCTGTGCCTGTGCATCGTGGCTGTGCTGCGGCACTACCACTCCTGCCTTATCTTGAACCAGGACCAGATGGCTCAGGTCTTCGAAGG TCTGTGTGGGGTGGTGAAACATGGCATGAACCGTTCAGATGGCTCCTCAGCAGAGCGCTGTATCCTGGCCTATCTCTACGACCTGTATACCTCCTGCAGTCACCTCAAAAGTAAATTTGGGGAGCTCTTTAG TGACTTCTGCTCTAAGGTGAAGAACACAATCTACTGCAATGTTGAGCCATCTGATTCCAACATGCTGTGGGAACCTGAGTTCATGATTGACACTATTGAGAATCCATCTGCACTTAACTTTACGTACACCAACCTAGGCAAGAGCCTCAATGAAAACCCAGCCAACCGCTATAGCTTCGTCTGTAACGCActtatgcatgtgtgtgtgggaCACCATGATCCAGACAG ggTGAATGATATTGCTATCCTGTGTGCTGAACTGACTGGCTACTGCAAGTCCCTAAGCGCCGAGTGGCTGGGTGTACTCAAAGCCTTGTGCTGCTCCTCCAATAATGGGACCTGTGGCTTCAATGATCTCCTCTGCAATGTTGAT GTCAGTGACTTATCTTTCCATGATTCCTTGGCCACCTTTGTTGCCATTCTCATTGCCCGGCAGTGCTTGCTGCTGGAGGACCTGATCCGCTGTGCTGCTATCCCCTCGCTCCTCAATGCTG CCTGCAGTGAACAGGACTCAGAACCAGGAGCACGTCTGACCTGCCGGATTTTACTCCATCTGTTTAAGACTCCACAGCTGAACCCATGCCAGCAAGATGGCA ACAAACCCACAGTGGGAATCCGTTCCTCCTGTGACCGTCATTTATTGGCAGCTTCCCAGAATCGCATTGTAGATGGAGCAGTGTTTGCAGTGCTGAAGGCTGTCTTTGTTCTTG GAGATGCAGAACTGAAAGGCTCTGGCTTTTCCCACCCTGGAGGCGTTGATGATCTCATGGATGATGAGCTGGGTACCAGGAAGGCTGGCGGTCGGGTAGTAACTGTAGAAACAGCTAGCTTGGATATTTATGCCAAGTATGTACTAAGGAGTATCTGTCAACAG GAGTGGGTAGGTGAGCGATGTCTGAAGTCCCTCTGTGAAGACAGCAATGACTTGCAGGATCCTGTCCTAAGCAGCACACAGGCTCAGAGATTGATGCAGCTGATCTGCTATCCACACCGACTGCTGGACAATGAGGAGGGAGAAAATCCTCAGCGGCAGAGGATTAAACGCATCCTACAG AATTTGGACCAGTGGACCATGAGGCAATCCTCGCTAGAGCTGCAGCTCATGATTAAGCAGACAGCAAATAAT GAGATGAACTCCTTGTTAGAAAATATAGCCAAGGCCACCATTGAGGTATTTCAGCAATCAGCAGAGACCAGCTCTGCTAGCTCTGCTGGCAATGGAGTCAACAGTATCAGCAGCTCAGCAAGTGCTACACCTGCCAGCAACAAATCCAAACCCATCCTCAG CTCCCTGGAGAGGTCAGGAGTGTGGCTGGTAGCCCCTCTGATTGCCAAGCTTCCAACATCAGTGCAGGGCCATGTGCTGAAagctgctggagaggagctggagaaaggaCAGCATCTGGGGTCATCATCCCGCAAAGAGCGGGACCGCCAGAAGCAGAAAAG CATGTCCCTCCTGAGCCAGCAGCCGTTTCTGTCACTGGTGCTAACGTGCTTGAAAGGACAGGATGAGCAGCGGGAAGGCCTTCTCACCTCTCTATACAGTCAAGTCCAGCAG ATTGTTACGAATTGGCGGGAAGATCAGTACCAAGATGACTGCAAAGCCAAGCAACTGATGCATGAGGCCCTGAAACTCCGACTGAATTTG GTGGGAGGAATGTTTGACACAGTTCAACGGAGTACACAGCAGACAACTGAATGGGCTGTGCTACTCCTGGACATCATCAGCAGTGGCACTGTGGACATGCAGTCAAACAA CGAGCTCTTCACCACGGTGTTGGACATGCTGAGTGTTCTCATCAATGGCACCCTGGCTGCCGATATGTCCAGCATTTCTCAGGGCAGCATGGAGGAGAACAAACGGGCGTACATGAATCTGGTCAAGAAACTCAGG AAGGAGCTGGGGGACCGGCAGTCTGACAGCCTGGAAAAGGTGCGACAGCTACTTCCCCTTCCCAAGCAAACCCGAGACGTCATCACCTGCGAACCTCAGGGATCTCTCATTGACACCAAAGGCAATAAAATAGCTGGCTTTGACTCCATCTTCAAGAAGGAA ggTTTGCAAGTCTctacaaaacagaagatttcTCCTTGGGATCTGTTTGAGGGCTTGAAGCACTCAGCCCCCCTCTCCTGGGGATGGTTTGGGACAGTCCGGGTGGATCGCAAAGTGTCCAGGTTTGAGGAGCAGCAGAGGCTTCTTCTGTACCACACGCACTTAAAACCCAAGCCTCGTAGTTACTACCTAGAGCCACTGCCACTGCCTCCTGAAGAAGAAGAGCCTCCTACACCTGTGGCTTTAGAGCCTGAGAAGAAGGCTGTGGAACCAGCCAAGGCTGACAAAACAAGCTCCAATCCTGCCACCTCTACTGAAGAACGcaagaagaaacagagcaaagcCAAGAAACGCAACCAGTCTGCCAGCAAAAGTGAG GATTTTATGCTGGGTCCTAGCCGAGGAGTTTCATATGGAGTTGGCATGCCTACAGATCTCTTGCATCACCAGCCAGGAAGCACTGTGTCTAGACTGGCATATGGACAATCACCAATGGGTCTCTATGCCCAGAATCAGCCTCTTCCAGCAG GTGGCCCTCGCCTGGATACGTCCTACAGACCTGTGCGCATGCCGCTGGGGAAACTTGTTCAGAGTCGTCCTCCCTATACCGGGGTGCTGCCTTCAGGGATGGGGAGCATGATGGGCCTTGACCCATCCTATAAGCCAGCAGTGTACAGACAGCAGCCCCCAGTGTCCCAGGGGCAGATCCTGAGGCAACAGCTTCAGGCGAAGTTG CAGGGCCAAGGCATAATGGGTCAGCAGCCGGTGCGCCAAATGGCCCCAACCCCGTCCTATGGAGCACTGCAACCCTCCCAG gGTTACACACCTTATGTCTCCCACATAGGCCTTCAGCAGCACCCATCCCAGTCGGGCACGATGGTACCTCCTACCTATTCTGGCCAGCCCTATCAGAATTCCCACCCTAGCTCTAACCCAGCCCTGGTGGACCCTGTTAGACAGATGCAGCAGAGACCAAGCGGCTACGTGCACCAGCAGGCCCCAGGCTATGGGCACACATTGGGCAACACACAGAG ctttcagTCCcaggaagaaacagagagacAGGAGGAAATTCGGAGAGatgccagctgcaggcaggagacAGTGTTACCAGccagaaaagatgaaattggGAAGTATGAGGCAAATGACCTGGGAAAGTCTGTTTTCAATTTGAATCTGGCCAGCTGA